The following are from one region of the Acidobacteriota bacterium genome:
- a CDS encoding inositol-3-phosphate synthase — MIPGMGAVATTFVAGVEAIRKGIAAPIGSMTQMGTIRLGKRTDGRSPKVKEFVSLATLNDLVFTGWDIFEDDMYAAASNAGVLEKELLKQVKGRLSSIKPMKAVFDHNYVKKIDGPNVKKGKNKLDLAEQLRQDMRNFKKSSGADRLITIWCASTESFIEASAIHQNLKSFEKAMKENDPNIAPSMIYAYASLQEGVPFANGAPNLTVDIPAIQELAREREVPTCGKDFKTGQTMMKTVLAPAFKARLLGLSGWYSTNILGNRDGEVLDDPGSFKTKEESKLGALEHILQPQLYPELYGNMFHKVRINYYPPRGDNKEGWDNIDIFGWLGYPMQIKVDFLCRDSILAAPIVLDLVLFLDLAQRTPELRRLGIQEWLSFYFKAPMTAPGLYPEHDLFIQLMKLKNTLRHLKGEELITHLGLEYYD, encoded by the coding sequence ATGATCCCCGGCATGGGCGCCGTGGCGACGACGTTCGTCGCCGGCGTGGAAGCCATCCGCAAGGGCATCGCGGCCCCCATCGGCTCGATGACCCAGATGGGAACCATTCGCCTCGGCAAGCGCACCGACGGCCGTTCGCCCAAAGTAAAGGAATTCGTCTCGCTGGCGACGCTCAATGACCTCGTTTTCACCGGTTGGGACATTTTCGAAGACGACATGTATGCCGCTGCCTCCAATGCCGGCGTGCTCGAAAAAGAATTGCTCAAGCAGGTGAAAGGCCGCCTCAGCTCCATCAAGCCGATGAAGGCCGTCTTCGATCACAACTACGTCAAGAAGATTGACGGACCAAACGTCAAGAAGGGCAAGAACAAGCTGGACCTGGCCGAGCAACTGCGCCAGGACATGCGCAATTTCAAGAAATCCAGCGGCGCCGATCGCCTCATCACCATCTGGTGCGCCTCGACCGAGTCCTTCATCGAAGCCAGTGCCATCCATCAGAACCTGAAATCTTTCGAAAAGGCGATGAAGGAGAACGATCCGAATATCGCTCCCTCGATGATCTACGCGTACGCGTCCCTGCAGGAAGGCGTGCCGTTCGCCAACGGCGCTCCCAACCTCACGGTCGACATTCCCGCCATCCAGGAACTCGCCCGTGAACGCGAAGTTCCCACCTGCGGCAAGGATTTCAAAACCGGCCAGACCATGATGAAGACCGTGCTGGCTCCCGCATTCAAAGCGCGCTTGCTCGGCCTGAGCGGATGGTATTCGACCAACATTCTCGGCAACCGCGACGGCGAAGTGCTCGACGATCCCGGCAGTTTCAAGACCAAGGAAGAATCAAAGCTGGGGGCTCTGGAGCACATCCTGCAGCCGCAGCTTTATCCCGAACTGTACGGCAACATGTTCCACAAGGTTCGCATTAACTATTACCCACCTCGCGGTGACAACAAAGAAGGTTGGGACAACATCGATATCTTCGGATGGCTTGGCTACCCGATGCAGATCAAAGTCGATTTCCTGTGCCGCGATTCAATCCTCGCCGCGCCGATCGTCCTCGACCTGGTCCTCTTCCTGGACCTCGCCCAGCGCACACCGGAACTGCGCCGCCTCGGAATCCAGGAGTGGCTAAGCTTCTACTTCAAAGCCCCGATGACCGCGCCGGGACTCTATCCCGAGCATGACCTGTTCATTCAGTTGATGAAGCTGAAGAACACGCTGCGCCACTTGAAGGGCGAGGAGTTAATTACGCACCTGGGATTGGAGTATTACGACTAG
- a CDS encoding SDR family oxidoreductase, whose product MSDKIAVITGSSSGFGLLTAIELAKAGYRVVASMRDLGRRSRLDEAAAAAGVAAKIEVRRLDVTEIDTIPAFVDGVVRDYGHIDVLVNNAGFAVAGFAEDIKLEELRTQFETNFFGPVALTKAVLPVMRRQGSGHIIMISSIGGLQGAITVSSYAASKFALEGWTESLRLEVNALGINVVLVEPGAFQTDIWTRGAQMGEKATSDASPNFQRSLKMRERVNAMPKRDPIAVAHVITRVAQDPNPRLRYLVGPDAKIQLAMKRILPWKWNEKVIAKFLKIDG is encoded by the coding sequence ATGTCTGACAAGATTGCGGTGATCACCGGATCGTCGAGCGGCTTTGGATTGCTCACGGCGATTGAACTGGCAAAGGCTGGATATCGCGTAGTGGCGTCGATGCGCGATCTCGGACGGCGCAGCCGCTTGGACGAGGCAGCCGCGGCTGCCGGAGTGGCAGCGAAGATCGAAGTGCGAAGGCTGGACGTGACCGAGATCGACACGATCCCTGCATTTGTCGATGGGGTCGTGCGTGACTACGGACACATCGATGTGCTCGTCAACAACGCCGGATTCGCCGTCGCTGGATTTGCCGAAGACATCAAGCTGGAAGAACTGCGCACGCAGTTCGAGACGAATTTCTTTGGTCCGGTGGCGCTGACCAAAGCCGTTCTTCCCGTGATGCGGCGGCAGGGCTCGGGACACATCATCATGATCTCGTCGATCGGTGGCCTGCAGGGCGCGATCACGGTTTCCAGCTATGCGGCGTCCAAGTTCGCGCTGGAAGGCTGGACGGAGTCGCTGCGGCTGGAAGTGAATGCGCTTGGCATCAATGTCGTGCTGGTGGAGCCGGGGGCGTTCCAGACCGATATATGGACGCGCGGGGCGCAGATGGGAGAGAAGGCGACTTCGGATGCTTCTCCAAATTTTCAGCGCAGCTTGAAAATGCGGGAGCGTGTGAACGCGATGCCGAAGCGGGATCCGATTGCCGTGGCGCACGTGATCACCCGGGTGGCACAGGATCCGAATCCGCGGCTACGGTATCTGGTTGGTCCGGATGCCAAGATTCAACTCGCGATGAAACGGATTCTGCCGTGGAAGTGGAACGAAAAGGTGATTGCGAAATTCCTGAAGATCGACGGATAG
- a CDS encoding HAD family phosphatase, whose protein sequence is MIAVDIDGTLLNPQFQISETDLAALRNAHAQGIEVILVTGRRHAFALPIAKQLGFDLWLICCNGAVTRSLAGETFHRDMLPLETCRRLLGTMQEFRGQTVLTFDKESKGAIVLEHLRELEGSIRHWLEKNLDYIEFVIPIESALTTDPVQAMFCGPVGLMQQVLRALDASGLPITVLRTEYPGRDLSIVDVLNAGCSKGHALERWTNYRGITRDQVMAVGDNYNDIEMLAFAGRPFIMGNASKELLGRGWTMTRSNSENGVAAAIDHVLRGAPLESVVSKAE, encoded by the coding sequence ATGATTGCCGTCGATATTGACGGTACCCTGCTGAACCCTCAATTTCAGATTTCAGAAACTGACCTGGCGGCATTGCGCAACGCCCATGCACAAGGGATCGAGGTCATCCTCGTGACCGGCCGTCGGCACGCCTTTGCGCTTCCCATTGCGAAGCAGCTTGGCTTCGACCTATGGCTGATCTGCTGCAACGGAGCAGTGACGCGGTCGCTTGCGGGAGAGACTTTTCATCGTGACATGTTGCCGCTCGAAACGTGTCGAAGACTGCTCGGCACGATGCAAGAATTCCGGGGGCAGACCGTTCTTACCTTTGACAAGGAAAGTAAGGGCGCGATCGTGCTCGAGCATCTGCGGGAACTGGAGGGCAGTATCCGGCACTGGCTGGAAAAGAACTTGGACTACATCGAGTTCGTGATACCGATCGAGAGTGCCCTAACTACTGACCCGGTGCAGGCGATGTTCTGCGGTCCGGTTGGGCTGATGCAGCAGGTTTTGCGGGCGCTTGATGCCAGCGGGTTGCCGATTACGGTGCTCCGCACTGAGTATCCGGGCCGCGACTTGTCGATTGTTGACGTATTGAACGCGGGCTGTTCCAAAGGGCATGCTTTGGAGCGCTGGACCAATTACCGTGGGATTACTCGCGATCAGGTCATGGCCGTTGGTGACAACTACAACGACATTGAAATGCTTGCCTTCGCCGGGCGGCCTTTTATCATGGGAAATGCGTCCAAGGAACTATTGGGCCGGGGCTGGACGATGACTCGCTCGAATTCGGAAAACGGAGTCGCGGCGGCGATCGATCATGTGCTGCGTGGTGCCCCCTTGGAATCCGTGGTGAGCAAGGCGGAATGA